Proteins from a genomic interval of Xanthomonas sp. AM6:
- the leuD gene encoding 3-isopropylmalate dehydratase small subunit encodes MAGFAALTSASVVLRQTNIDTDQIIPARFLSTTERAGLGRNAFNDWRWQADGTPNPEFAFNQPHNAGRQILLAGRNFGCGSSREHAPWALTDLGLRAIVSSEIADIFRNNSLKNGLLPIVLDEADVQTLMQRPDDALTVDVAARELRTPDGRVYPFPLDEFSQTCLLEGVDELGYLLLRQPAIEQYEAAHAR; translated from the coding sequence ATGGCCGGATTCGCCGCCCTCACCTCGGCCAGCGTGGTGCTGCGCCAGACCAACATCGACACCGACCAGATCATCCCGGCGCGGTTCCTGTCCACCACCGAGCGCGCCGGCCTCGGCCGCAACGCGTTCAACGACTGGCGCTGGCAGGCCGACGGCACGCCGAACCCGGAGTTCGCGTTCAACCAGCCGCACAACGCCGGCCGCCAGATCCTGCTGGCCGGGCGCAACTTCGGCTGCGGCTCCTCGCGCGAGCATGCGCCGTGGGCGCTGACCGACCTGGGCCTGCGCGCGATCGTCAGCAGCGAGATCGCCGACATCTTCCGCAACAACAGCCTCAAGAACGGGCTGCTGCCGATCGTGCTGGACGAGGCCGACGTGCAGACGCTGATGCAGCGCCCGGACGACGCGCTGACCGTGGACGTGGCCGCGCGCGAACTGCGCACCCCGGACGGGCGCGTCTATCCCTTCCCGCTCGACGAGTTCTCGCAGACCTGCCTGCTCGAAGGCGTCGACGAGCTGGGCTACCTGCTGCTGCGCCAACCCGCCATCGAACAGTACGAGGCCGCCCATGCACGCTGA
- a CDS encoding 2-isopropylmalate synthase codes for MNTSSSSQTPRIRIFDTTLRDGEQSPGCSMTPPQKLVMARALAELGVDVIETGFPASSQSDREAMALIGRELREPTLAVLSRCLTADIETSARALEAAARPRLHVFLSTSPLHREHKLRMSREQVLESVRKHVSLARQYVDDVEFSAEDATRTEEDFLAEVAAVAIAAGATTINLPDTVGFTTPEEIRGMFARLIASVPGADRVVFSAHCHNDLGLAVANSLAAVEGGARQVECTINGIGERAGNCALEEIAMALKVRNAFYEIDTAINTPRIVSTSQLLQRLVGMPVQRNKAIVGGNAFAHESGIHQHGMLRHRGTYEIMRPEDVGWESSQMVLGRHSGRAAVEQRLRALGYVLEEAELNLAFEAFKALCEQQRVVNDADLQAMMQDAPESQGYRLASMTVSDRGQRASAQIELSDPDGQRVTERAEGDGPVDALFAALAAATGVQLTLDSYQVHSVGIGADARGEANLSVRHGETEYDGSGTSRDIIEASALAWLDVANRVLRQRQGAHAGAATAAA; via the coding sequence GTGAACACTTCGTCTTCTTCCCAGACCCCCCGCATCCGCATCTTCGACACCACCCTGCGCGACGGCGAGCAATCCCCCGGCTGCAGCATGACCCCGCCGCAGAAGCTGGTCATGGCGCGTGCGCTGGCCGAGCTGGGCGTGGACGTCATCGAGACCGGCTTCCCGGCCAGCTCGCAGTCCGACCGCGAGGCGATGGCGCTGATCGGCCGCGAACTGCGCGAACCGACCCTGGCGGTGCTGTCGCGCTGCCTGACCGCCGACATCGAGACCTCCGCGCGCGCGCTGGAGGCGGCGGCCAGGCCGCGCCTGCACGTGTTCCTGAGCACCAGCCCGCTGCACCGCGAGCACAAGCTGCGGATGAGCCGCGAGCAGGTGCTGGAATCGGTGCGCAAGCACGTGTCGCTGGCGCGCCAGTACGTGGACGACGTGGAGTTCTCGGCCGAGGACGCCACCCGCACCGAGGAGGATTTCCTGGCCGAGGTCGCCGCGGTGGCGATCGCCGCCGGCGCCACCACCATCAACCTGCCCGACACGGTCGGCTTCACCACGCCCGAAGAGATCCGCGGCATGTTCGCGCGGCTGATCGCCAGCGTGCCCGGTGCCGACCGCGTGGTGTTCAGCGCCCACTGCCACAACGACCTGGGCCTGGCCGTGGCCAATTCGCTGGCCGCGGTGGAAGGCGGCGCGCGGCAGGTGGAGTGCACCATCAACGGCATCGGCGAGCGCGCCGGCAACTGCGCGCTGGAGGAGATCGCGATGGCGCTGAAGGTGCGCAACGCGTTCTACGAGATCGACACCGCGATCAACACCCCGCGCATCGTCTCCACCTCGCAGTTGCTGCAGCGGCTGGTCGGCATGCCGGTGCAGCGCAACAAGGCGATCGTCGGCGGCAATGCCTTCGCCCACGAGTCGGGCATCCACCAGCACGGCATGCTGCGCCACCGCGGCACCTACGAGATCATGCGCCCGGAAGACGTGGGCTGGGAGTCCTCGCAGATGGTGCTGGGCCGCCACAGCGGCCGCGCCGCGGTCGAGCAGCGCCTGCGCGCGCTGGGCTACGTGCTGGAGGAAGCCGAACTGAACCTGGCGTTCGAGGCGTTCAAGGCGCTGTGCGAGCAGCAGCGCGTGGTCAACGACGCCGACCTGCAGGCGATGATGCAGGACGCGCCGGAAAGCCAGGGCTACCGGCTCGCGTCGATGACCGTCAGCGACCGCGGCCAGCGCGCCAGCGCGCAGATCGAACTGTCCGATCCGGACGGCCAGCGGGTCACCGAACGCGCCGAAGGCGACGGCCCGGTGGATGCGCTGTTCGCGGCGCTGGCCGCGGCCACCGGCGTGCAGCTGACCCTGGACAGCTACCAGGTGCACAGCGTCGGCATCGGCGCGGACGCGCGCGGCGAGGCCAACCTCAGCGTGCGCCACGGCGAGACCGAGTACGACGGCAGCGGCACCAGCCGCGACATCATCGAGGCCAGCGCGCTGGCCTGGCTGGACGTGGCCAACCGCGTGCTGCGCCAGCGCCAGGGCGCGCACGCCGGCGCCGCGACCGCAGCCGCCTGA
- a CDS encoding TetR/AcrR family transcriptional regulator, with product MGKRAAILEAAKQLFTELGFGGVSMDGIAARAGVSKLTVYSHYGDKETLFAEAVRAQCQALLPDDLFGHARKGPLRAQLVEIGLAFFAMISSEAAMATHRMMLAPGTGDEHVREMFWNAGPKRTQQDLAQLLQAHVAAGELEIPDLGLAASQFFCLVKGELHSLMMCGLCRDPSQARIQAHVQASVDFFLRAYAPR from the coding sequence ATGGGCAAACGCGCGGCGATCCTGGAGGCGGCCAAGCAGTTGTTCACCGAACTGGGCTTCGGCGGGGTCAGCATGGACGGCATCGCCGCCCGGGCCGGCGTGTCCAAGCTCACCGTCTACAGCCATTACGGCGACAAGGAGACCCTGTTCGCCGAGGCGGTGCGCGCGCAATGCCAGGCGCTGCTGCCCGACGACCTGTTCGGGCATGCACGCAAAGGGCCGCTGCGCGCGCAGCTGGTGGAGATCGGGCTGGCGTTCTTCGCGATGATCAGCAGCGAGGCGGCGATGGCCACCCACCGCATGATGCTCGCGCCCGGCACCGGCGACGAGCACGTGCGCGAGATGTTCTGGAATGCCGGTCCGAAACGGACCCAGCAGGACCTGGCGCAGCTGCTGCAGGCGCATGTCGCCGCCGGCGAGCTGGAGATCCCCGACCTGGGCCTGGCCGCCTCCCAGTTCTTCTGCCTGGTCAAGGGCGAACTGCACTCGCTGATGATGTGCGGCCTGTGCCGCGACCCCAGCCAGGCCCGGATCCAGGCCCATGTCCAGGCCAGCGTCGACTTCTTCCTGCGCGCCTATGCGCCGCGCTGA
- the leuC gene encoding 3-isopropylmalate dehydratase large subunit: MSSTPRTLYDKLWDAHVVVPESGTAPAVLYIDLHLIHEVTSPQAFTELKSRGLKPRRPDRTKATMDHSTPTLPRGADGKLPYYTKASEAQVDMLARNCADYGIELFDMASDNRGIVHVIAPEQGFTQPGMTIVCGDSHTSTHGAFGALAFGIGTSEVGHVLATQCLLQRKARTMAITVDGPLAPGVGAKDVILHIIGVIGVNGGTGHVLEYRGSTIEAMDMEQRMTLCNMSIEAGARAGMVAPDQVTFDWVAKTPRGPKGADFDAAVQRWSQLRSDPGARFDVEVRIDARDIRPTLTWGTHPGTAIAVDVPIPAAQDAAAQKGLDYMHFASGHALIGTPVDVVFVGSCTNGRLSDMREVAQVLRGRRVAPNVRMLVVPGSEIVKRQAEAEGIHEVVRAAGAEWRESGCSMCIAMNGDLVAPGQLAVSTSNRNFEGRQGPGSRTLLASPMTAAWAAVNGHVSDPRTLFAEVA, encoded by the coding sequence ATGTCTTCGACCCCCCGTACCCTGTACGACAAGCTGTGGGACGCGCACGTCGTCGTCCCGGAAAGCGGCACCGCCCCGGCGGTGCTGTACATCGACCTGCACCTGATCCATGAGGTGACCTCGCCGCAGGCGTTCACCGAACTGAAGTCGCGCGGCCTCAAGCCGCGCCGGCCCGACCGCACCAAGGCGACGATGGACCACTCCACGCCGACCCTGCCGCGCGGCGCCGACGGCAAGCTGCCCTACTACACCAAGGCCTCCGAGGCGCAGGTGGACATGCTCGCGCGCAACTGCGCCGACTACGGCATCGAACTGTTCGACATGGCCTCGGACAACCGCGGCATCGTGCACGTGATCGCGCCCGAGCAGGGCTTCACCCAGCCCGGCATGACCATCGTCTGCGGCGACAGCCACACCTCCACCCACGGCGCGTTCGGCGCGCTGGCGTTCGGCATCGGCACCAGCGAGGTCGGCCACGTGCTGGCCACGCAATGCCTGCTGCAGCGCAAGGCCAGGACCATGGCGATCACCGTGGACGGGCCGCTGGCGCCGGGCGTCGGCGCCAAGGACGTGATCCTGCACATCATCGGCGTGATCGGCGTCAACGGCGGCACCGGCCACGTGCTCGAGTACCGCGGCTCCACCATCGAGGCGATGGACATGGAGCAGCGCATGACCCTGTGCAACATGTCGATCGAGGCCGGCGCGCGCGCCGGCATGGTGGCGCCGGACCAGGTCACCTTCGACTGGGTGGCCAAGACCCCGCGCGGCCCCAAGGGCGCGGACTTCGACGCCGCGGTGCAGCGCTGGTCGCAGCTGCGCAGCGACCCGGGCGCGCGCTTCGACGTGGAGGTGCGCATCGACGCGCGCGACATCCGCCCGACCCTGACCTGGGGCACGCACCCGGGCACCGCGATCGCGGTGGACGTGCCGATTCCGGCCGCGCAGGACGCGGCCGCGCAGAAGGGCCTGGACTACATGCATTTCGCATCCGGCCACGCGCTGATCGGCACGCCGGTGGACGTGGTGTTCGTCGGTTCCTGCACCAACGGCCGGCTCAGCGACATGCGCGAGGTGGCGCAGGTGCTGCGCGGCCGCCGCGTCGCGCCGAACGTGCGCATGCTGGTGGTGCCGGGCTCGGAGATCGTCAAGCGCCAGGCCGAGGCCGAGGGCATCCACGAAGTGGTGCGCGCCGCCGGCGCCGAGTGGCGCGAATCCGGCTGCTCGATGTGCATCGCGATGAACGGCGACCTGGTCGCGCCGGGCCAACTGGCGGTGAGCACCAGCAACCGCAACTTCGAAGGCCGCCAGGGCCCCGGCTCGCGCACCCTGCTGGCCTCGCCAATGACCGCGGCGTGGGCGGCGGTGAATGGCCACGTCAGCGATCCGCGCACGCTGTTCGCGGAGGTCGCGTGA
- a CDS encoding protein-L-isoaspartate O-methyltransferase → MTIDYSQAREKMVEQQVRPWDVLDLRVLDVLARLPRELFVPESHRAVAYADLEIPLGHGQYMMKPVIEGRMLQALDLQPGEDVLEIGTGSGFISACLGELGREVVSLEIEPALAAAARANLDAAGLGSNVRIETADAFAWHSERRFDVVCVTAAVTEIPAQFLAWLRPGGRLFAVRGRAPVMDAVLVHAEAAAPRVESLFETDLAYYLRGAAPVPQFTF, encoded by the coding sequence ATGACGATCGACTACTCCCAAGCCCGCGAAAAGATGGTTGAACAGCAGGTGCGTCCCTGGGACGTGCTCGACCTGCGCGTGCTCGACGTGCTGGCGCGGCTGCCGCGCGAGCTGTTCGTGCCGGAAAGCCACCGCGCGGTGGCCTACGCCGACCTGGAGATCCCGCTGGGCCACGGCCAGTACATGATGAAGCCGGTGATCGAAGGGCGCATGCTGCAGGCGCTGGACCTGCAACCGGGCGAGGACGTGCTGGAGATCGGCACCGGCAGCGGCTTCATCAGCGCCTGCCTGGGCGAGCTCGGCCGCGAGGTGGTCAGCCTGGAGATCGAGCCGGCCCTGGCCGCCGCCGCGCGCGCCAACCTGGACGCCGCCGGGCTGGGCAGCAACGTGCGCATCGAGACCGCCGACGCGTTCGCCTGGCACAGCGAGCGCCGCTTCGACGTGGTCTGCGTCACCGCCGCGGTCACCGAGATCCCGGCGCAGTTCCTGGCCTGGCTGCGCCCCGGCGGCCGGCTGTTCGCGGTCCGCGGCCGCGCGCCGGTCATGGACGCGGTGCTGGTCCATGCCGAGGCCGCCGCGCCGCGCGTGGAATCGCTGTTCGAAACCGATTTGGCGTACTACCTGCGCGGCGCCGCGCCGGTCCCCCAGTTCACATTCTGA
- a CDS encoding TolC family outer membrane protein codes for MIRRSLVLALAAALSPLAANATDLLQVYEMARNSDPQLASAESNRLYNKEGEVQARAALLPQLNGSASLQRSHSEVERGSGELAGTGKSRSYAIQGQQTLVNFAQFATLRAQKANSLAADYTLESANDDLIVRTSAAYFNVLVAIESLVAAETNEAAAKKQFDYADKRLEVGLAPITDVHEARAEYDQARADTITARNSLQDLYQALTEITGQPVRDLRSLPEDFRPQLPAESSNIDGLIASALDKNPSLRAYQYQVQAAENSVSAARAGHLPTLNLAASVGRDANWGDGVSGSNTPRSDSNTIGVTLNIPIFAGGATQSAVRQALAQRDIAQDTYEQQKRALDRNTRNAYQTVVAGISEIEARRLAVVSAQAAYDASQVGLEVGTRTVLDVVQNQRTLYQAQLAYAQARYNFLQNRLLLSQALGSLDVAEVQSINALLTQSAESKLNSGSSTQ; via the coding sequence ATGATCCGCCGATCCCTCGTCCTGGCGCTGGCCGCCGCGCTGTCTCCGCTGGCCGCCAACGCCACGGACCTGCTGCAAGTCTACGAAATGGCGCGCAACAGCGATCCGCAGCTGGCCAGTGCGGAATCGAACCGGCTGTACAACAAGGAAGGCGAGGTGCAGGCGCGCGCCGCCCTGCTGCCGCAGCTGAACGGCTCGGCCTCGCTGCAGCGCAGCCACAGCGAGGTCGAGCGCGGCAGCGGCGAGCTGGCCGGCACCGGCAAGAGCCGCAGCTACGCGATCCAGGGCCAGCAGACGCTGGTCAACTTCGCCCAGTTCGCCACCCTGCGCGCGCAGAAGGCCAACAGCCTGGCGGCCGACTACACGCTGGAATCGGCCAACGACGACCTGATCGTGCGCACCTCGGCGGCCTATTTCAACGTACTGGTCGCGATCGAGTCGCTGGTCGCCGCGGAAACCAACGAGGCCGCCGCCAAGAAGCAGTTCGACTACGCCGACAAGCGCCTGGAAGTGGGCCTGGCGCCGATCACCGACGTGCACGAAGCGCGCGCCGAGTACGACCAGGCGCGCGCCGACACGATCACCGCGCGCAACTCGCTGCAGGACCTGTACCAGGCGCTGACCGAGATCACCGGGCAGCCGGTGCGCGACCTGCGCAGCCTGCCGGAGGATTTCCGCCCGCAGCTGCCGGCCGAGAGCAGCAACATCGACGGCCTGATCGCCTCGGCGCTGGACAAGAACCCGTCGCTGCGCGCCTACCAGTACCAGGTGCAGGCGGCCGAGAACAGCGTCTCCGCCGCGCGCGCCGGCCACCTGCCGACGCTGAACCTGGCCGCCAGCGTCGGCCGCGACGCCAACTGGGGCGACGGCGTCTCCGGCAGCAACACGCCGCGCTCGGACAGCAACACCATCGGCGTGACCCTGAACATCCCGATCTTCGCCGGCGGCGCCACCCAGTCGGCGGTGCGCCAGGCGCTGGCGCAGCGCGACATCGCCCAGGACACCTACGAGCAGCAGAAGCGCGCGCTCGACCGCAACACCCGCAACGCCTACCAGACGGTCGTCGCCGGCATCAGCGAGATCGAGGCGCGGCGCCTGGCGGTGGTCTCGGCGCAGGCCGCATACGACGCCTCGCAGGTCGGCCTGGAAGTGGGCACGCGCACCGTGCTGGACGTGGTGCAGAACCAGCGCACCCTGTACCAGGCGCAGCTGGCCTATGCGCAGGCGCGCTACAACTTCCTGCAGAACCGCCTGCTGCTGAGCCAGGCGCTGGGCTCGCTGGACGTGGCCGAGGTGCAGTCGATCAACGCGCTGCTGACGCAGAGCGCCGAATCCAAGCTCAACTCGGGCAGCAGCACCCAGTAA
- a CDS encoding ligand-binding sensor domain-containing diguanylate cyclase: MEQGYHRHSTADDAHAPRRRLRARLCLLLALLCACCAPGAGAAAAAPALSERAITDRPTVARWTMDQGLPHNLVHALAQDRDGLLWIGTWEGVARFDGREFTVFDRQNTPGMEMSGVFAIVPERDGGVLVGTAYDGVFRYAGGRWEHLGDARARRLPVVSMLRDRDGALWVGSDEGLFRIEADGRLNAVGAAAGLPPTRVAALLQQADGGVLVGTAQGLFRLDTATARAQRWGRTATMRAAPVRRLGHDRDGGLLVAGDAGVFWLHADGTLQWLRQGQRVDAALQDRQGQLWTSLSSGQLLRRSPGGASEEMLSISGVVSPALIEDREGLIWAGSTDGLFRVAAGDAGGLTRHDGLGGDYVRVVRQSADGAIWIGHAAGLDRWQHGRIAALRIAAGGRDPSVLALAAANDGGMWVGTYDQGVLLLAADGAVRQRLGAEQGVPRTMVRALLQDADGGLWIGGSAGLIHRSGGRTRLYTVADGLPALQVQALYRDRAGVLWIGTSDGIASLSANGALRGWPAGAAFPAHNAFDFLADADGSLWIASDRGLLRLRGGRFQVYDHRVGLPRDKLFRVIDDGRGHLWVTSNQGVFRIARDGIAQLDAGHRTQLAVDAVDRSDGMPGSQGNGSSAPAGWLSRDGTLLIPTSAGLALVDPALPSRHALRAPAVVIERLQVEGREQPLRGDYRLHGSVGRLAVDYAGLSFRSPDQVRYRYRLHGFDRQWIDAGSSETAVYTNLPPGNYRLEIQATTSAMDWSRSALVGRTSLRLEVVPPFWQRGPFVVLAAIALSGLLMWWYRSRSHRYLRRQRRLNRIIAERTHELRAKNLALKLADRERDELVRKLAYQAGHDALTGLPNRRTADPHLTAALERALAKPAPLCVALLDLDNFKRINDTHGHELGDEVLRRVGEVLRASLGDQAFAARHGGEEFLLVLPGLDREQARVRLDELRRRVAAVVVHDADGRALQCTASIGFACLDAARQTRRELLALADQRLYQAKREGRDRVIG, translated from the coding sequence ATGGAGCAGGGGTACCACCGTCACTCGACTGCCGACGACGCGCACGCGCCGCGTCGCCGGCTGCGCGCGCGTCTGTGCCTGCTGTTGGCGCTGCTGTGCGCCTGTTGCGCGCCAGGGGCCGGCGCAGCGGCGGCGGCGCCTGCCCTGTCCGAGCGGGCGATCACCGACCGGCCCACGGTGGCGCGCTGGACCATGGACCAGGGCCTGCCGCACAACCTGGTGCATGCGCTGGCGCAGGACCGCGACGGCCTGCTGTGGATCGGTACCTGGGAGGGCGTGGCGCGCTTCGATGGCCGCGAATTCACCGTCTTCGACCGGCAGAACACCCCGGGCATGGAGATGTCCGGGGTGTTCGCGATCGTGCCCGAGCGCGACGGCGGGGTGCTGGTCGGCACCGCCTACGACGGCGTGTTCCGCTATGCCGGCGGCCGCTGGGAGCACCTGGGCGATGCGCGTGCGCGGCGGTTGCCGGTGGTCTCGATGCTGCGCGACCGCGATGGCGCGCTGTGGGTCGGCAGCGACGAGGGGCTGTTCCGGATCGAGGCCGATGGCCGCCTGAACGCCGTCGGCGCCGCCGCCGGGCTGCCGCCGACGCGGGTCGCGGCGCTGCTGCAGCAGGCCGACGGCGGCGTGCTGGTCGGCACCGCGCAGGGCCTGTTCCGGCTCGATACCGCCACCGCGCGCGCGCAGCGCTGGGGCCGCACGGCGACGATGCGCGCGGCGCCGGTGCGGCGCCTGGGCCACGACCGCGACGGCGGACTGCTGGTCGCCGGCGATGCCGGCGTGTTCTGGCTGCATGCCGACGGCACCCTGCAGTGGCTGCGCCAGGGCCAGCGGGTTGATGCCGCGCTGCAGGATCGCCAGGGCCAGCTGTGGACCAGCCTGTCCAGCGGCCAGTTGCTGCGGCGTTCGCCGGGCGGCGCCAGCGAGGAGATGCTGTCGATCTCCGGCGTGGTCAGCCCGGCGCTGATCGAGGACCGCGAAGGCCTGATCTGGGCCGGCAGCACCGACGGCCTGTTCCGTGTCGCCGCCGGCGACGCCGGCGGCCTGACCCGGCACGACGGCCTCGGCGGCGACTACGTGCGCGTGGTACGGCAGAGCGCCGACGGCGCGATCTGGATCGGCCATGCCGCCGGGCTCGATCGCTGGCAGCACGGCCGCATCGCTGCGTTGCGCATCGCCGCCGGCGGCCGCGACCCGTCGGTGCTGGCGCTGGCCGCGGCCAACGACGGCGGCATGTGGGTCGGCACCTACGACCAGGGCGTGCTGCTGCTGGCGGCCGACGGTGCGGTCCGGCAGCGCCTCGGCGCCGAGCAAGGGGTGCCGCGGACGATGGTGCGGGCGCTGCTGCAGGATGCCGACGGCGGCCTGTGGATCGGCGGCAGCGCCGGGCTGATCCATCGCAGCGGCGGCCGCACCCGCCTGTACACCGTCGCCGACGGCCTGCCGGCGCTGCAGGTGCAGGCGCTGTACCGCGACCGTGCCGGGGTGTTGTGGATCGGCACCAGCGACGGCATCGCCTCGCTGTCGGCCAACGGCGCGCTGCGCGGCTGGCCCGCGGGCGCCGCGTTCCCGGCGCACAACGCGTTCGATTTCCTGGCCGATGCCGACGGCTCGCTGTGGATCGCCAGCGACCGCGGCCTGCTGCGGCTGCGCGGCGGCCGCTTCCAGGTCTACGACCATCGCGTCGGGCTGCCGCGCGACAAGCTGTTCCGGGTCATCGACGACGGCCGCGGCCACCTGTGGGTGACCAGCAACCAGGGCGTGTTCCGCATCGCCCGCGACGGCATCGCGCAGCTCGACGCCGGCCACCGCACGCAGCTGGCGGTGGACGCGGTCGATCGCAGCGACGGCATGCCCGGCAGCCAGGGCAACGGCAGCAGCGCGCCGGCCGGCTGGCTGAGCCGCGACGGCACCTTGCTGATCCCGACCTCGGCCGGCCTGGCCCTGGTCGATCCGGCGCTGCCCAGCCGGCATGCGCTGCGCGCGCCGGCGGTGGTGATCGAGCGGCTGCAGGTCGAGGGCCGCGAGCAGCCGCTGCGCGGCGACTACCGCCTGCACGGCAGCGTCGGCCGGCTCGCCGTCGACTACGCGGGGCTGAGCTTCCGCTCGCCCGACCAGGTGCGCTACCGCTATCGCCTGCATGGCTTCGACCGGCAATGGATCGATGCCGGCAGCAGCGAGACGGCGGTCTACACCAACCTGCCACCGGGCAACTATCGCCTGGAGATCCAGGCCACGACCAGCGCGATGGACTGGTCGCGCAGCGCGCTGGTCGGGCGCACCTCGCTGCGGCTGGAGGTGGTGCCGCCGTTCTGGCAGCGCGGCCCGTTCGTGGTGCTCGCGGCGATCGCGCTCAGCGGCCTGCTGATGTGGTGGTACCGCAGCCGCAGCCATCGCTACCTGCGCCGCCAGCGCCGGCTCAACCGCATCATCGCCGAGCGCACCCACGAGCTGCGCGCGAAGAACCTGGCGCTGAAGCTGGCCGATCGCGAACGCGACGAGCTGGTGCGCAAGCTCGCCTACCAGGCCGGCCACGACGCCTTGACCGGCCTGCCGAACCGGCGCACCGCCGATCCGCACCTGACCGCGGCGCTGGAGCGCGCGCTGGCCAAGCCGGCGCCGCTGTGCGTGGCGCTGCTGGACCTGGACAACTTCAAGCGGATCAACGACACGCACGGCCACGAACTCGGCGACGAGGTGCTGCGCCGGGTCGGCGAGGTGCTGCGCGCCAGCCTCGGCGACCAGGCGTTCGCCGCGCGCCACGGCGGCGAGGAATTCCTGCTGGTGCTGCCGGGCCTGGACCGCGAGCAGGCGCGCGTGCGGCTGGACGAACTGCGCCGCCGCGTCGCCGCGGTCGTGGTCCACGACGCCGACGGCCGCGCGCTGCAATGCACCGCCAGCATCGGCTTCGCCTGCCTGGACGCGGCGCGGCAGACCCGGCGCGAACTGCTCGCCCTGGCCGACCAGCGCCTGTACCAGGCCAAACGCGAAGGCCGCGACCGGGTGATCGGCTAG
- the leuB gene encoding 3-isopropylmalate dehydrogenase, which produces MHADIVVLPGDGIGPEVTAAAVSVLRTIARRYQHTFQFHEHDIGGIAIDRHGEPLPAATLAACQQADAVLLGAVGGPKWSDPNAAIRPEQGLLAIRRGLGLFANLRPVKPHPAALDASPIKPHLLAGVDIVVVRELTGGIYFGDKTRSATDASDLCRYSVEEIERVLRSAFRLAQQRRNHVTSVDKANVLETSRLWRDVAARIGRDEFPDVRLEHQLVDSMAMHLLAKPREYDVIVTENMFGDILTDEASMLAGSLGLLPSASLGEGRIGLYEPIHGSAPDIAGKGIANPYATILSAALLLRHSLGLSAEAEAIEQAVDAALNAQAFTADLAAPGQGISTNAAARAVVEQLQAHAVVEAGIRE; this is translated from the coding sequence ATGCACGCTGACATCGTCGTCCTGCCCGGCGACGGCATCGGCCCCGAAGTCACCGCCGCCGCGGTCTCGGTGCTGCGCACCATCGCCCGCCGCTACCAGCACACGTTCCAGTTCCACGAGCACGACATCGGCGGCATCGCCATCGACCGCCACGGCGAGCCGCTGCCGGCGGCGACGCTGGCCGCCTGCCAACAGGCCGACGCGGTGCTGCTGGGCGCGGTCGGCGGGCCGAAGTGGTCCGATCCCAATGCCGCCATCCGTCCCGAGCAGGGCCTGCTGGCGATCCGCCGGGGCCTGGGCCTGTTCGCCAACCTGCGCCCGGTCAAGCCGCACCCGGCGGCGCTGGACGCCTCGCCGATCAAGCCGCACCTGCTCGCCGGCGTGGACATCGTGGTGGTGCGCGAGCTGACCGGCGGCATCTATTTCGGCGACAAGACCCGCAGCGCCACCGACGCCAGCGACCTGTGCCGCTACAGCGTCGAGGAGATCGAGCGGGTGCTGCGCAGCGCGTTCCGGCTGGCGCAGCAGCGCCGCAACCACGTCACTTCGGTGGACAAGGCCAACGTGCTGGAGACCTCGCGGCTGTGGCGCGACGTTGCCGCGCGCATCGGCCGCGACGAGTTCCCCGACGTGCGCCTGGAGCACCAGCTGGTCGATTCGATGGCCATGCACCTGCTGGCCAAGCCGCGCGAGTACGACGTGATCGTCACCGAGAACATGTTCGGCGACATCCTCACCGACGAGGCCTCGATGCTGGCCGGCTCGCTGGGCCTGCTGCCGTCGGCGTCGCTGGGCGAAGGCCGCATCGGCCTGTACGAGCCGATCCACGGCTCGGCCCCGGACATCGCCGGCAAGGGCATCGCCAATCCCTACGCCACCATCCTCAGCGCGGCGCTGCTGCTGCGCCATTCGCTGGGCCTGAGCGCCGAGGCCGAGGCCATCGAGCAGGCCGTGGACGCCGCGCTCAACGCGCAGGCCTTCACTGCCGACCTCGCCGCGCCGGGCCAGGGCATTTCCACCAATGCGGCGGCACGCGCGGTGGTGGAGCAGTTGCAGGCGCATGCGGTGGTTGAGGCCGGGATTCGGGAGTAG